A region of the Stieleria neptunia genome:
ACGAACTCGAACTCCGCGAGGCCCCCGAGCAAGACGCCGTCGCGCCGGGCGGATAGATTTCAGATTTGAGATTTCAGGTTTTCTTGTCACCCATTTTCTTGTCTTCGTTTCCCATTTTCCTGCCGTCCCGATGCCCCTGAACGAATCCCAATTCCAATCCGTCTGCTCCACCGCTCGCCGCGCCGCGATCTTCCATTCCGCCGCCGATGCGTTGGAGTGGGATGAGCGGACGGGCATGCCGATTGCGGCCGGTGAGTACCGCGCCGAGCAAGTCAGCACGCTCCGCTCCTCGGCGCACCAACTGCGTACCGATGCCCACTATGGCGACGCGTTGCAGGAATTGCTCCAGCACAGTGGCGACCTGGATCCACATTCCGACCAGGCCGCCACGATCCGATCGCTGCACCGCGATTTTGTCCGCGACCAAAAACTCCCCCTCGACTTGGTCACCCGCTTGAGCGTCGCGACGGTGCGGGGACAACAGACATGGGATGACGCCCGCAAACGAGATTCTTTCGCCGCCTTTGAGCCCGCGCTGACCGAAATCATCGCACTCAAACGGGAAGCCGGTTCCCGAATGGCCGAAGGAACCTCGCGCAGCGTCTATGAAGCGTTGCTGGACGAATATGAACCGGATGCAAAGGTCGATGAACTGAACCCCGTCTTCAGCGACCTGAAACAGCAGTTGAGCGAATTGATCGTCGCGGTGACCGACTCGCCGCAACAGCCGAACGTCGAGCCGCTTCAACGCAGTTTTCCGATCCCGTCACAGCGGGCCTTCAGCCGTGACGTGGCCGAGTGGGTCGGGTTTGATTTTGCTCGCGGCCGCTTGGATGAAACCAGCCACCCGTTCTGCACGACGTTGGGGCCCAATGATTGCCGCATTCTGACACGTTACGAAGAACACTGGCTTCCCAGCGGGCTGTTCGGCACGTTGCACGAAGCCGGTCACGGCATGTACGAACAGGGATTGCGAAACGATTGGTTCGGTTTGCCACCGGGCAGCTATGTGTCGCTGGGCATCCACGAGTCCCAATCGCGTTTGTGGGAGAACCAGGTCGGGCGAAGCCGGCCGTTTTGGGATTGGCTGTACCCCAAAGCGCAGCAAACGTTTTCGGGGCAACTGGGCGGAACCGAGTTGGAGGATGTTTATTTCGCGATCAACCAGGTGCGACCGAGTCTGATTCGTGTGGAGGCCGATGAGGCGACGTACAACCTGCACATTTTGATTCGATTCGAACTGGAACAGGCATTGATCAACGAAGAGCTCTCGATCAGCGACCTGCCGGAAGCTTGGAATCAACAGTACCAGCAGTGCCTGGGCATCACGCCGCCGTCGGACGCCGATGGCGTGTTGCAGGATGTCCATTGGAGTGCGGGATTGTTCGGGTACTTTCCGACGTACACGCTCGGCAACTTGGCCGCGGCGCAATTGTTCGACGCCGCCGCTGAATCGTTGGGCGATCTGGACGGGATGATGTCACGCGGAGAGTTCGCGCCATTGCTGGAATGGTTGCGAGACAACGTGCACCGGCACGGGCGAAATCACAGCGGCAGCGAGTTGATCACCGCCGCGACGGGCAAGCCACTCTCATCGGATCACCTGATGCGTTACCTGGAAAACAAGCTGCGACCGTTGTACGGGATCTGAATCCGTTTTTCGTACTTCGTCGGACGCGTCGTCGGCCAGTGGCGCGTGCCCCCGGCGCCAAGCGGGGTGTCTATTGTTAGCGGCAGGGCGCGAGCCCTCCGGTCTTTCACGGTGTTTTTGAAGCGCGACCGGACGGCTCGCGCCGTTCCGCTAACTCCTTCAGCGCCAATGTAGATGGCATTGCGTGCAGAGATCATCACCACGCGCCGGTCGCTCACGCGTCCCGCTGAAATCTGGTTTTCAGTGCGGCTTCCGATTGCGTCGCAGCTGTCCGCAGGCGGCGTCGATTTCGTCGCCTTTGCGTTGCCGAAACATGACGTTGACGCCCGCCGATTCCAGGATCTGGCGGAACTCCGCGATCGCTCGTTGACTGGGCGTCTGGTACGGCAACCCTTCGACGGGGTTGTAGGGAATGACGTTCAGCAACACCGTGCGATGCCGCAGCAATTGCGCCAATTCTCGCGCGTGTTCCGCAGCGTCGTTGACGCCGCCCAACAAAACGTACTCGAACGTCAGCCGGCGTCCGCTGGCGGCAAAGTAGCGATCGGCGGCAGCCAGGACGGCATCGATTCCGATCTTTTCGTTCACCGGGACGAGCTCGCTGCGCAGTGCCTCGTTCGGTGCGTGCAGACTGACGGCCAGGTTGTAGGGCACGCCGTTGTTGGCCAACCGATCGATCGCCGGTGGCAAGCCGACGGTGCTGATCGTGATCCGTCGCGGGCTGATCCCCAATCCGTCGGGCGACTTTGCCGTCTCCAACGCGCCGAGCACGCGATCCAAATTCGCCAGCGGTTCCCCCATGCCCATCATCACGATGTGACTCAACCGTTCCTCCGGTTCCAAACGGGCCTGCAGTCGAAGCATTTGTTCGACGATCTCGCCTTGGGTCAAATTGCGATCGACCCCGTCGAGCCCGCTGGCGCAAAACACACACCCCATCGCGCAACCGACCTGGCTGCTGACACAGATGCTGCGTCGATGACCGTCGCGCAACAGCACGCATTCCACTTCTCCACCATCGGCCAATCGCACGAGCAATTTGTCGGTGCCGTCACGGCTGGTTTGTACCGCCGCTTCGTCGGATCGATAAATCACAAACTCCGCCGCCAACTGCTCGCGGAGCGTTTTGGGCAGGTCGCTCATCGCGTCAAACTCGCGCGCCCGTTTTTCATAGATCCAACCAAACACCTGCTTGGCACGGAACTTGGGTTGGCCGTGTTCGATCAGCCATCGCTGGAAATCGGCAAACGACAGATCCAGCAGGTGCGCGCGGCCGTCCCGCGGCGGGGGCTCGTTCGGGCTGGATTCGGTTTGGATGACGGGAAGATTCACGCAGACCAACACGCGGTAAAAGGAGGCGAGGCACTCGACACGCCGACGGATCGAACCCTACGCTAATGGGAAAGCCGGCTTTCCGGAACGCCCTCAATTTAACCGCAAGATGAAAGAAATCGTAGTCAACGAAGCTGAAGCACTGGCCCGGTACCTCGATTTGACCTCAATCGAGGGCGGTAGCGGCAATGAACGCGACGTTGCCGACCGCATCGCCAAGACCTTGATTCAGGCCGGACTGGACGAATCAGCGATCCGCTACGACGGCGCCGAAACCCGGACCCGGATGAGAGGCAATTGCGGCAACCTGATCGTTCACCTGCCGGGCAGCGGCAGGGGCCCCCGGACGCTGCTTTCGGCACACATGGACACGGTCCCGATCTGTCTCGGCAGCAACCCCTTCGTCGAGGGGGACCGCGTTCACAGCCACGGCGGAACCGGGCTGGGGGCTGACGACCGGAGCGGCTGCGCGGCCATCCTGACCGCGGCGATCGAACGGCTGCGAAGGGGACGGTCCGATCTCGATCCCGCCGTGATCGCCTTTTTCATTCAAGAAGAAATCGGGCTGGAAGGGGCACGTCATCTGGACGCGTCGTTGGTCGGTCCCGTCGATCGGGCCTTCAATTTCGACGGCGGCGCGATCGAAAAGGTCACCGTCGGTGCGATCGGCGGCGAGCGGATGGAAATCGGTTTGACAGGCATCCCCGCGCACGCCGGAGCCGCCCCGGAACAGGGCGCCAGCGCGATCGTGATGGCCGCCAAAGCGATCGCCGACCTGGAATCCGACGGATGGCTCGGCCGGATCGAAAAAGAAGGACGCAGCGGGACGGCGAACGTCGGCGTCATCCAGGGGGGCGACGCCACCAACGTGGTCACACCCCACGTGACCTTGCGCGCCGAAGCACGCAGCCACGACCCCGAGTTCCGGTCAACCATCGTCGCCCAGATCCGCGCGGCGTTTGAAGCCGCCGCCGACTCGGTCAGCAATGTCGCAGGTCTCTGCGGCAAATGCGATTTCAAGTCGCGCGTCGATTACGAAGCCTTCTGTCTGGCCGACAACGACCCGTCCGTCGAAGCGCTCGAACAGGCACTGAAGGCCATCGGTCGCGAGCCCTACCGCCAAGTCGCCGGTGGAGGATTGGATGCGAACTGGTTGAAAGAGCACGGCATCCACGCCGTCACCGTCGGTTGCGGCCAAGAGAACATCCACACGGCCGACGAGCGATTGAACATCCCCGATTACCTGGCCGCGTGCCGCGTCGCGACCCTGTTGATCTGTCCGGCCGACGATTCATGAACGACGACCAACCGATTTGCCTGTGCTTCGGCGTTGCCAAGCGGAAAGTCATCCAGTTCATTCGCACCGAGCATCCCAAAACCGCGTCGCAACTTTCGGAGTGTTTCGGCGCCGGCACCGGTTGCGGTTGGTGCCGGCCGTACTTGGAACAGCTTTGGAAATCCGAGACGCCCGAATCCGAAGCCTTGCCCGACGCGGATCAATACGCGTTGGACCGCCAGAACTACCGCGACGAAAAGTAGGCAACGTACGGTTCGTCCATGCCATCGGCTTTCCGTTTGTCGGCGGCGCCCCCAATACCGCTCAGTGAAGGCCGATTGAGTGAGCCGCGGGCGCGTCAGCGGCCGGGCATTGTGGCGCCGCCCGAGGCCTTACGGCCGGCGGCTCAACGTTGACTCAGCTGATCCCACGGTTGGATCGATGGGCTTTATACTGCGGGTCTGCACTTCAAGCGGAAAAGGGGTCAGGTACCAAAAACCAAATGGCCCGCAGGGTGCTTCGCATTTTTGGTACCTGCCCCCTTTTCCGCGGCACCCTCCGTTTAAAATTGACGAAGCACTACCCGCCTTAACGTGACACCGATGCCCCTGCCCAAACTCCTCTGCAAATCGTTCCTCGTTTTTTCTGCGTTCGTCGCGTTCGCGTCATGCACCGCCATCGCCGCCGAAGATCGCCCCAACATCATCTACATCATGGTCGATGACTTGGGGTATGGCGATCTGGGAAGCTATGGCCAGAAAGAAGTCCAAACACCCCACTTGGACCGCATGGCGGCCGAAGGCATGCGTTTCACGGATCATTACGCCGGACACACGGTTTGCCGTCCGTCGCGTTTGGTGCTTTGGACGGGCCAACATGTCGGCCACACGGGGCTGACCGGTAATCGTGCGTTCTCATTGACCGGCAAAGAACAAACCGTCGCCAAGTTGCTGCAACAGGCCGGATACGCGACCGGTGGCGTCGGCAAATGGGCGCTCGGAAACGTCAACGAACCGGCGGAGATCGACAACGATGGCCACCCCAATCGAAACGGATTCGATTATTGGTACGGCTACATGAATCAAAGCAACGCCCACAACTACTATCCGCCGTTTCTATGGGAAAACGATCGCCAAGACCGCTTGCCCGGAAACGTCTTGATGGATGCTCCCGGTGCCCGCGGACGGGTCTCGAAACAGAAAGAAACGTACTCCCACGACAAGCTGACCGATGCGGCGCTGGATTTTATTCAACGCAACCATCGCAGCCCGTTTCTGTTGCACATCCACTGGACCATCCCGCATGCGAACAACGAAGGCGGACGCGTGTTGAAGGACGGCATGGAAGTCCCCGACTATGGCATCTACGCGGACCGCCAATGGCCGAACCCGGAAAAAGGGTTTGCGGCGATGATCACCCGCATGGACGCCGATGTCGGTCGCCTGTTCGAGTTGTTGAAGGATCTGTCGATCGATGACAACACGCTCGTGATTTTCACGTCTGACAATGGCCCCCACCGGGAAGGCAACCATGATCACGAGTTCTTTGATTCCAACGGCCCATTGAAGGGTTACAAACGTTCGATGCACGACGGAGGCATCCGCGTCCCGATGATCGCCCGCTGGCCCGGCAAAGTGGCCGCCGGAACACAATCCGATTTGCCGTCAGCGTTCTGGGATTTTCTCCCGACCGCGTGCGACGTTGCGGGTATCGAGCCGCCCGGTGACATCGATGGCATCTCCTATTTACCGACCTTGATCGGCAAGCCCGATTCCCAACCGAAACACGCGTACCTGTATTGGGCCAGCCAAGAGGGCGAGACGTCGATCGGTATCCGCCGCGGCCCCTGGAAATTGGTGCGTTACCGAAAAAACCGAAACGGCAACCCCGACTGGCGACTGTATGATCTGCGCCGCGACATCGGGGAGAGCGACGACATCGCCGCGGCGCATCCCGAACAGGTCCAGGAGATGCTGTCGCTGGTCGAACGCGACCGGCTGCCGCTGGAGACGCCAGCGAAACGCTGAGGGCCACCGCACTTGTTCCCCCGGCTCCGCCTGGGAACACACTGCCCCGGGGGCTCCGGCTCCCGTGAGAGTAAGGCGGGGGACTTCGATTCTTTTACTGCAGCATTCTGCAATCCATTTAGTCTCTCTCCCTCTGGGAGAGACGGCGTTTGCGCAGCAAGCAAACGCCAGAGAGGGCCGGCGGCTCGCGAAAGTCTTGACGACGTCCGCTACGATCAACTCCGCCACTTAGACAATTCATGCACCCCGCCTCGTGAGCACGCCGGCGAAGCCGGCAAGGGTGGCAAGCAGGATGCTTACCCCACTTTTCTTGTTCCCAGGCGACGCCTCGTAACGAGGGCGACCAAGCCGATGGAGGTCGCTACTTCGTCTCCAGCCGATGAATGAACTTGCCGGGCAGATCCGATTCGCGGACCACCGTCAGCTTCTTTTTCCCGGGCTCAAAAATCACGTATCTCGCCCGCGTCGGTGCGAGCAGGTTGATCGGCATTTCGTCGTTCTCGCGAAGCACCACGGCCAACTCCTCCGCGGTCACGCTGCGAAACGGATGGTTGGACATCGCCGTTTCCAACTCACTCCAGCTTCGCTTGGCCAGCGGATTGCGGCTGATGTTCGGCGGCGGCCACGTGATGTCGCGGTCCAGATTCGTCGGCTTGATGGCCAGTACCACATACGAATTCTCGCGGCGAGACGAAAACCATCTCAACACCTCTTCGTGATCCTCCGCGTTGCTCTCCAGCACCGCGGGGATTGCCCACGTGGTATCGACCAACGGATTCATGATCGAACGCATCGGCCGCCCGATGATGTAGGGAGCCAACGCGTCACACCAATCCCGACGCGTTTCGCAGTGCTGTTCCAAAACGATCAGTCGCACCAGATCACTGGTATCGCTCAGTCCGAACCGCAACCGCACATCGAACAGGTAACTCGGATTCAGCTCCGAGACGAAGCGTGCGTAGTTGGAGATCCAGGCATCGTCGACCGTGGCCAACGTCTGATCCCAGTTCATCGGTTCGGCCAAGCGAGCGAGTGTTTCGCGATAGATGCGTCGCACCCGTTTGTTCGTCCGCTCCAAGATCGCTTTTCCGAGCGCGGCGGGATCATCGGGATGCAGTTGCAGCAACGCTTTGTTTTCTTCGGCGTCTTCGATCATCTGAATCAAATCGTCCGGTTCGGGCACACCGACGCTGAAATGAAGCAGCCGATATTGCCCATCACAAATCGCCGTGATCGCCCGCGGCGGCAGAGTCCGTGTGACATCAGCGGTCAAATTGGCCGGCAACCCCGCGACGACGCGTTGGGCGATGCAGCGATCCTTGAGGTCGGGACGATTGACGAACAGTTTCTGGAACGAGCGTCGAAAATTTTGGCCGCACCAAACATCGGGTCCCCCGCCGAGACGGTTTTTGTCGGCCTTGTCCAGCTTGGCCTTGGTCCACGCGAACGGGTCCTCGTCGGTGACCAAAAACACGATCAGCTTGGACTGAATTTCGCTGGCCGAAAGCCCCGAAAAGGGTTCTCGAAACACGAGTCCATCGACCTCGGCAACGGCATCGACCTCGGCAACGGCTTGATCATCGACCGCTTCATCGGCAACGGCCACCGCGACGCCGAGAAAGAGCATGCCGGCTGTCCATCGGCAAATCGAATTCCACATGCGAGCACTCCGCGAGAGGGGTAGAGCCTCTCAATGTACCAGCTCGCACGGCGCCATTGCGTCAAATCAATCGGTCTCGAGAATCGGACCTCTCAAAGAGAGGCGACTAGCAGATTCGAACTGCTGTAGACGGATTTGCAATCCGCTGCCTAACCACTCGGCCAAGTCGCCTTCAACTGACGGAAAGAGTAAGAAAACTTTCCGCAACCGTCAAGAACTCCCGGATCCGTCCAGCCTGCCTTTCGCGACTGACTGGGAGAATCGTTCTTGTCGTGAAGTGAGGTATCGGACGCTTCTCACGCCCTCTTGAGAGACATCGGACGAATTCAAAAAGTTCGCCGGATTTGGGGCTTCTTTCCGCAGCGTGGCGTATCCGCCGCCACGGGGTCGCCGACGCATTGACCTGGCAAAAAAAACGACACGTCTCGCTCATCGCCACTCACTCCGATTGCGAAAATTCAGTCCCGCCCGACAGATTCAAAGAGATGCACGCAACCGATTGGCGTGGTTCTTCGCGATGCGATGGGCAGGAAGGCTGGTGGCGTTCAGCGAGAAGCGTCAAAAAATCCACGTTTTTTCCGTTCCCCAGCCTACTGCTGGCGGCTTCGTTTTGGTGTCGATCACCGATGCATTGTTGATGTTTCGCCAGAATTGGACCGTGATTTGCCACGCCGGCGCTTTCCCGCGGCCGGACCGCAACCGATCAGGTGCTTCAAGGATCCCAGATCCAACCGTAAGCTACCCCCCAAACACGAAACCACTCCCAAACATTCCCCTCCCTGTGGAATAGATTGCAATGACCAAGAAATGCACGACCCTCGGGCTTGAACCCAGCTTCGGATTCGGAGATCGCACCGGCCTCGCAACCCCCGGGCATGTCGCCGCGATGAAGCGTTGCGGCGCTGGAATCACGGCGATCTTCCCCCAGCAATCGATTCGCGAGATGACGCGAACCCAGCGAACGCCCGAAGGCGTGATGGCCGACGCGATGCAGGCGGCCGAAGCAGCCGGATGGGACGGGCCGATCGGAGCCGACGCCGACCACCTGAAAATTGATCAGGACGTCGACATCACCGCTGCGGCCGGGTTCACATTCTTCACGATCGATCCCTCCGACGATGTCGACCAAAAAGCCGATGACTATGACGAAGCAACGCTGCGAGAAAAGTTTTCGTCGGCCCGCGACACCGCGCCCTGGTTCGATTCGTATCTGGGCAAGTCGATCCAGCTGTCGACCGGATCGACGATCCAGCTGGACGAAGAGGCTTGCATGCGTGCGGCGGTCAAGTACGGCCCCGCGATCGCACGCGCCCTGAAACTCGGTGACTACATCCGACACGTCAACGAAACGGCCGGTCAAGATTACGAAATTGAACTCTCCGTCGACGAAACCGATCAGCCGACCACACTGCCGGAGCACTACATCATCGCCGACCAGTGCCTCAAGGGCGGCATGAAGCTGGTCAGTCTGGCACCGCGTTTTATCGGCGACTTCGAAAAAGGCGTCGATTTCAAAGGCGATTTGACGGCTCTGGAGGCTTCGCTGGCCGATCACGCGGCGGTGGCTGAACTGCTCGGACCTTACAAACTGAGCCTCCACTCCGGCAGCGACAAGGTTTCGATGTACGCCGCCTTGGCTCGCACCACGGCCGGCAAATTTCACGTCAAGACCGCCGGCACCAGCTACCTGGAAGCGCTCCGCGTGGTCGCACGCCATGATCCGGCTGCCTTCCGCGGCATCATCGATTTCTCACGCGATCGATACGAAACCGACAAGGCCACCTATCACGTCTCGGCAACACTCGCCGACGCCCCGACGACCGATCAAGCCGACGACCAAACGCTGGAAAGCGAGTACCTGGAAATGTGGGCGGACGTCCCCGCAGGAAAAGGGTTCACCAAACCCGGACGCCAGATCCTGCACTGCACCTTCGGATCCGTGTTGACCGACGCCAAGTGGGGTGCCGTCGTCCGCGATTGTCTGGTCGCACACCCGGACACGTACTGCGAAGTGCTCGACGATCACTTCGGACGACATCTCGACGCCCTGCGCAGCGGGATGTAGGGGCAGCGCACAACCGCTCCTCACGAAACTCTGCCAGGAGCATGGGGATCGAGACAACCTAAGTCACCCTCCCTGGCAGGGAGGGTCGAGCGCAGCGAGGGGAGGGTCGATCGGTGATCCTTCAGTGAGTCCGAGCCACACCGCACGCTCCCCGCGTCATCGTCAACTCTTAAGCAACGCACGGGAAATAAGTGGGATCCGACACTTATTTTCCGTTCGATCCTAAGTCACCGGTGCGTCAAGATGGTTTGGGACAAGTCAGCTACATCGCTTGCCCGCGTCATGATATTCTGTGGACCTCCCCAGCCAGTGACGGCTTTCCCACCGCAGCCTATCCCCCCGCGCCGATCCCCAGATGAGCAACCCAGACGACGCTCCCAGAGAAGCATCGAAATCAGACATCGTTGAACAGCCCCGGGTCAGTACCTGGGAACAGATGAAGACCACCGAAGATTGGTGGGCGATTTGGTGCGCGGGCTTGATCTTGGTGGTCGCCTTTGCCGCGGTCTGGCTTTCCGTCCCGGCAAACTCGTTCACCGCGATCGCCCAAGGTGAATCCGTTTCGATTTCCAGTCCACTGAAAAGCTGGTTGGCCAAACCGGGGAAATGGACGCAAAACCCCGTCGACGCGTTCTACGTCGCCGGCGACGAGGGCAAGGCTGCGACGACGACCTACCGGGGCGTGTTGGGCGCGTTTTTCATCATCGGCCTGTTGTTCACGCTGGCGATGAAGATGCGAAAGAAAAACGCGCTCGGATTCCTCAAAGCCTTTCCGATCGTTTTTCTATTGGCGACCGTCGCGTATGTGCTCGCCGGGCAAAGTGTGATCAAGGCATACAACCTGGAATACGCGTTGTGGGCGTTGCTGGTGGGGCTGGTGATCAGCAACACCATCGGCACGCCGCAGGGATGGAGACCGGCGATCATGACCGAATTTTTCATCAAAACCGGCTTGGTCTTGCTGGGCGCCGAAGTCTTGATGAGCCGCTTGATGGCGCTCGGGATCCCCGGAATCGGGGTCGCCTGGGTGGTCACACCGATCGTCTTGATCAGCACGTTTGTGTTCGGACAGAAGGTGTTGAAGATCCCTTCGAAATCGTTGAACATGGTGATCAGCGCCGACATGTCGGTGTGCGGTGTTTCCGCCGCGATCGCGACGGCCGCCTCGTGCAAGGCAAAGAAAGAAGAACTTTCGCTGGCGATCGGATTGTCGCTTTCTTTCACCGTCGTGATGATGATTGTGTTGCCCCTGGCGATCAAGGCGATGGGGTTGCCCAACGATGTCGGTGGAGCCTGGTTGGGCGGTACGATTGACGCGACCGGCGCGGTCGCGGTCGCCGGTGCGACCCTGGGCGAAGAAGCCCTGGAAGTCGCCGCGACGGTCAAGATGATTCAAAACATCCTGATCGGCGTGACCGCGTTTTGCGTCGCGGCCTACTGGGTCGCTTACGTCGAAAAACGCAGCGATGCGGCCAAACCCGGCATCGGCGAGATTTGGTATCGGTTCCCCAAATTTGTGCTCGGCTTCATCGGAGCGTCGATCCTGTTTTCGATCCTGCACGCCAACCTGACCGGCGGAAACCTGATGATCGAAGCGATGATCGGCGGATCGACGA
Encoded here:
- a CDS encoding carboxypeptidase M32, whose protein sequence is MPLNESQFQSVCSTARRAAIFHSAADALEWDERTGMPIAAGEYRAEQVSTLRSSAHQLRTDAHYGDALQELLQHSGDLDPHSDQAATIRSLHRDFVRDQKLPLDLVTRLSVATVRGQQTWDDARKRDSFAAFEPALTEIIALKREAGSRMAEGTSRSVYEALLDEYEPDAKVDELNPVFSDLKQQLSELIVAVTDSPQQPNVEPLQRSFPIPSQRAFSRDVAEWVGFDFARGRLDETSHPFCTTLGPNDCRILTRYEEHWLPSGLFGTLHEAGHGMYEQGLRNDWFGLPPGSYVSLGIHESQSRLWENQVGRSRPFWDWLYPKAQQTFSGQLGGTELEDVYFAINQVRPSLIRVEADEATYNLHILIRFELEQALINEELSISDLPEAWNQQYQQCLGITPPSDADGVLQDVHWSAGLFGYFPTYTLGNLAAAQLFDAAAESLGDLDGMMSRGEFAPLLEWLRDNVHRHGRNHSGSELITAATGKPLSSDHLMRYLENKLRPLYGI
- the rlmN gene encoding 23S rRNA (adenine(2503)-C(2))-methyltransferase RlmN, with amino-acid sequence MVCVNLPVIQTESSPNEPPPRDGRAHLLDLSFADFQRWLIEHGQPKFRAKQVFGWIYEKRAREFDAMSDLPKTLREQLAAEFVIYRSDEAAVQTSRDGTDKLLVRLADGGEVECVLLRDGHRRSICVSSQVGCAMGCVFCASGLDGVDRNLTQGEIVEQMLRLQARLEPEERLSHIVMMGMGEPLANLDRVLGALETAKSPDGLGISPRRITISTVGLPPAIDRLANNGVPYNLAVSLHAPNEALRSELVPVNEKIGIDAVLAAADRYFAASGRRLTFEYVLLGGVNDAAEHARELAQLLRHRTVLLNVIPYNPVEGLPYQTPSQRAIAEFRQILESAGVNVMFRQRKGDEIDAACGQLRRNRKPH
- a CDS encoding M20/M25/M40 family metallo-hydrolase, with amino-acid sequence MKEIVVNEAEALARYLDLTSIEGGSGNERDVADRIAKTLIQAGLDESAIRYDGAETRTRMRGNCGNLIVHLPGSGRGPRTLLSAHMDTVPICLGSNPFVEGDRVHSHGGTGLGADDRSGCAAILTAAIERLRRGRSDLDPAVIAFFIQEEIGLEGARHLDASLVGPVDRAFNFDGGAIEKVTVGAIGGERMEIGLTGIPAHAGAAPEQGASAIVMAAKAIADLESDGWLGRIEKEGRSGTANVGVIQGGDATNVVTPHVTLRAEARSHDPEFRSTIVAQIRAAFEAAADSVSNVAGLCGKCDFKSRVDYEAFCLADNDPSVEALEQALKAIGREPYRQVAGGGLDANWLKEHGIHAVTVGCGQENIHTADERLNIPDYLAACRVATLLICPADDS
- a CDS encoding (2Fe-2S)-binding protein, with the protein product MNDDQPICLCFGVAKRKVIQFIRTEHPKTASQLSECFGAGTGCGWCRPYLEQLWKSETPESEALPDADQYALDRQNYRDEK
- a CDS encoding arylsulfatase, whose protein sequence is MPLPKLLCKSFLVFSAFVAFASCTAIAAEDRPNIIYIMVDDLGYGDLGSYGQKEVQTPHLDRMAAEGMRFTDHYAGHTVCRPSRLVLWTGQHVGHTGLTGNRAFSLTGKEQTVAKLLQQAGYATGGVGKWALGNVNEPAEIDNDGHPNRNGFDYWYGYMNQSNAHNYYPPFLWENDRQDRLPGNVLMDAPGARGRVSKQKETYSHDKLTDAALDFIQRNHRSPFLLHIHWTIPHANNEGGRVLKDGMEVPDYGIYADRQWPNPEKGFAAMITRMDADVGRLFELLKDLSIDDNTLVIFTSDNGPHREGNHDHEFFDSNGPLKGYKRSMHDGGIRVPMIARWPGKVAAGTQSDLPSAFWDFLPTACDVAGIEPPGDIDGISYLPTLIGKPDSQPKHAYLYWASQEGETSIGIRRGPWKLVRYRKNRNGNPDWRLYDLRRDIGESDDIAAAHPEQVQEMLSLVERDRLPLETPAKR
- a CDS encoding tagaturonate epimerase family protein, which gives rise to MTKKCTTLGLEPSFGFGDRTGLATPGHVAAMKRCGAGITAIFPQQSIREMTRTQRTPEGVMADAMQAAEAAGWDGPIGADADHLKIDQDVDITAAAGFTFFTIDPSDDVDQKADDYDEATLREKFSSARDTAPWFDSYLGKSIQLSTGSTIQLDEEACMRAAVKYGPAIARALKLGDYIRHVNETAGQDYEIELSVDETDQPTTLPEHYIIADQCLKGGMKLVSLAPRFIGDFEKGVDFKGDLTALEASLADHAAVAELLGPYKLSLHSGSDKVSMYAALARTTAGKFHVKTAGTSYLEALRVVARHDPAAFRGIIDFSRDRYETDKATYHVSATLADAPTTDQADDQTLESEYLEMWADVPAGKGFTKPGRQILHCTFGSVLTDAKWGAVVRDCLVAHPDTYCEVLDDHFGRHLDALRSGM
- a CDS encoding YeiH family protein encodes the protein MSNPDDAPREASKSDIVEQPRVSTWEQMKTTEDWWAIWCAGLILVVAFAAVWLSVPANSFTAIAQGESVSISSPLKSWLAKPGKWTQNPVDAFYVAGDEGKAATTTYRGVLGAFFIIGLLFTLAMKMRKKNALGFLKAFPIVFLLATVAYVLAGQSVIKAYNLEYALWALLVGLVISNTIGTPQGWRPAIMTEFFIKTGLVLLGAEVLMSRLMALGIPGIGVAWVVTPIVLISTFVFGQKVLKIPSKSLNMVISADMSVCGVSAAIATAASCKAKKEELSLAIGLSLSFTVVMMIVLPLAIKAMGLPNDVGGAWLGGTIDATGAVAVAGATLGEEALEVAATVKMIQNILIGVTAFCVAAYWVAYVEKRSDAAKPGIGEIWYRFPKFVLGFIGASILFSILHANLTGGNLMIEAMIGGSTKTLRGWFFCLAFVCIGLETNFKQLLPYFRGGKPMILYVCGQSLNLLLTLIMAYLMFGVLFAETGQ